The following are encoded in a window of uncultured Pseudomonas sp. genomic DNA:
- the selD gene encoding selenide, water dikinase SelD, with protein MSEPIRLTQYSHGAGCGCKISPKVLDVILAGSGAQNLDPKLWVGNASRDDAAVYALDDERGVVSTTDFFMPIVDDPYDFGRIAATNAISDIYAMGGDPLMAIAILGWPVNLLPPEVAREVIRGGRAVCDEAGIALAGGHSIDAPEPIFGLAVTGVVNKRHMKRNDTATVGCRLYLSKPLGIGILTTAEKKSKLRAEDVGLARDWMCTLNKPGSRFGKLAGVTAMTDVTGFGLLGHLVEMADGAGLTAQLDYAAVPRLPGVDYYLGEGCVPGGTLRNYESYGEKIAPISEAQRNLLCDPQTSGGLLVAVTPEGEAEFLAVAAELGLNLAPIGRLLERQAHAVEVL; from the coding sequence ATGAGCGAGCCGATCCGCCTGACCCAGTACAGCCATGGAGCCGGTTGTGGCTGCAAGATTTCCCCCAAGGTGCTGGACGTGATCCTCGCCGGTAGCGGTGCGCAGAACCTCGACCCGAAGCTGTGGGTCGGCAACGCGTCGCGTGACGATGCGGCGGTGTATGCCCTCGATGACGAGCGCGGGGTGGTTTCGACCACCGACTTCTTTATGCCGATTGTCGATGACCCCTATGACTTCGGCCGCATCGCCGCGACCAATGCGATCAGCGACATCTATGCCATGGGCGGCGACCCGCTAATGGCCATCGCCATCCTCGGCTGGCCGGTCAACCTGCTGCCGCCGGAAGTGGCCCGCGAAGTGATTCGCGGCGGCCGCGCGGTCTGTGATGAAGCCGGCATTGCACTGGCCGGTGGCCACTCCATCGACGCGCCCGAGCCGATCTTCGGCCTGGCGGTAACCGGCGTGGTGAACAAACGCCACATGAAGCGCAACGACACCGCCACGGTCGGTTGCCGGCTGTACCTGAGCAAGCCGCTGGGCATCGGCATCCTCACCACCGCCGAGAAGAAGTCCAAGCTGCGCGCCGAAGACGTCGGCCTGGCGCGTGACTGGATGTGCACCCTGAACAAGCCCGGCAGCCGTTTCGGCAAGCTCGCCGGGGTGACCGCGATGACCGATGTCACCGGTTTCGGCCTGCTCGGCCACCTGGTGGAAATGGCCGATGGTGCCGGCCTCACCGCGCAGCTCGACTACGCCGCCGTGCCGCGCCTGCCGGGCGTTGACTACTACCTGGGCGAAGGCTGCGTACCCGGCGGCACCCTGCGTAACTATGAGAGTTACGGCGAGAAGATTGCGCCGATCAGCGAGGCGCAGCGCAACCTGCTCTGTGACCCGCAGACCAGTGGCGGTCTGCTGGTGGCTGTCACCCCGGAGGGCGAAGCCGAGTTCCTCGCGGTGGCTGCCGAGCTGGGCCTGAACCTGGCGCCCATCGGTCGTTTGCTTGAGCGCCAGGCGCACGCGGTAGAGGTGCTCTGA
- a CDS encoding putative selenate ABC transporter substrate-binding protein, whose translation MLKRSLALAALCLSASLTHAAETLRVSAIPDEAPTELLRKFKPLGAYLEQQLGMPVEFTPVADYPAVVEALATDRLDMAWLGGFTFVQVRQKTGNAIPLVQREQDAQFTSKFITADANINSLADLKGKTFAFGSVSSTSGSLMPRYFMLQDGIKPEDYFSRIGYSGAHDATAAWVQAGKVDGGVLNASVWDKLVASGKVDTSKVKVFATTPSYFDYNWTVRGSLDPVLVEKIKAAFLALDPANPAHKAILDLQAASRFIETKPENYQGIEDAARAADLLK comes from the coding sequence ATGCTTAAACGCTCCTTGGCGCTCGCCGCCCTGTGCCTGTCCGCCAGCCTGACCCACGCCGCCGAAACCCTGCGCGTCAGCGCCATCCCGGATGAAGCGCCGACCGAACTGCTGCGCAAATTCAAACCGCTGGGCGCCTATCTGGAACAGCAGTTGGGCATGCCCGTCGAGTTCACCCCGGTAGCCGATTACCCGGCCGTGGTTGAAGCGCTGGCCACTGATCGCCTCGACATGGCCTGGCTCGGCGGCTTCACCTTCGTCCAGGTCCGCCAAAAAACCGGTAACGCCATTCCGCTGGTGCAGCGCGAGCAGGATGCCCAGTTCACCAGCAAGTTCATCACCGCCGACGCCAACATCAATTCCTTGGCCGACCTCAAGGGCAAGACCTTTGCCTTTGGTTCGGTGTCGTCGACCTCCGGCAGCCTGATGCCGCGTTATTTCATGCTGCAGGACGGCATCAAGCCGGAAGACTACTTCAGCCGCATTGGCTACTCCGGCGCACATGACGCCACCGCCGCCTGGGTCCAGGCCGGCAAGGTCGATGGCGGCGTGCTCAACGCCAGCGTGTGGGACAAGCTGGTCGCCAGCGGCAAGGTCGACACCAGCAAGGTCAAAGTCTTCGCCACCACCCCAAGCTACTTTGACTACAACTGGACCGTGCGCGGCAGCCTCGACCCGGTGCTGGTTGAGAAAATCAAAGCGGCGTTCCTCGCCCTCGACCCGGCTAACCCGGCGCACAAGGCGATTCTCGACCTGCAGGCTGCCAGCCGCTTTATCGAAACCAAGCCCGAGAACTATCAAGGCATCGAGGACGCCGCCCGCGCCGCCGATCTGCTGAAATGA
- a CDS encoding ATP-binding cassette domain-containing protein — MSLRLIQATLQHGNGVHALGNLDLHIAQGERVAIIGPSGAGKSSLLNLLATALQPSSGELHVLGEQPWQLSGRQRQRLRARIGLVHQAPPLPARQRVVTAVLAGKLGQWSVTKSLLSLLYPLDIPGAQRELGKLDLADKVFAQCQQLSGGQLQRVGIARALYQAPELLLADEPVSAMDPVLAAHTLNVLCRHSEASGVTLIASLHAVELALAHFPRVIGLRDGQILFDRPAAEVDQAQLDALYANEQLLSPPLPAVSLSLQTPRC; from the coding sequence ATGAGCCTACGCCTGATTCAGGCGACGCTGCAGCACGGTAACGGCGTTCACGCCCTGGGCAATCTTGATCTGCACATTGCCCAAGGCGAGCGCGTGGCGATCATCGGCCCCTCCGGGGCCGGCAAGTCGAGCCTGCTCAATCTGCTGGCCACCGCCCTGCAACCCAGCAGCGGCGAGTTGCACGTGCTCGGCGAACAGCCTTGGCAGCTCTCTGGCCGGCAACGCCAGCGCCTGCGCGCGCGCATCGGCCTAGTCCATCAAGCGCCGCCGCTGCCGGCGCGGCAGCGCGTGGTAACTGCTGTGCTGGCCGGCAAACTCGGCCAGTGGAGTGTGACCAAGAGCCTGCTAAGCCTGCTGTACCCGCTGGACATCCCTGGCGCACAGCGTGAGCTGGGCAAACTGGATTTGGCCGACAAGGTATTCGCCCAATGCCAGCAGCTTTCCGGTGGTCAGTTGCAGCGCGTGGGCATTGCCCGCGCGCTGTACCAGGCACCCGAGCTGCTGCTGGCCGATGAGCCGGTCTCGGCGATGGACCCGGTGCTCGCCGCGCATACGCTGAACGTGCTGTGTCGGCATTCCGAAGCCAGCGGCGTCACCCTGATCGCCAGCCTGCATGCGGTGGAGCTGGCCCTGGCGCACTTCCCGCGGGTGATTGGCCTGCGTGACGGGCAGATTTTGTTCGACCGCCCGGCCGCCGAAGTCGATCAGGCGCAGCTCGATGCGCTGTATGCCAACGAACAGCTGCTCTCACCGCCCCTCCCCGCCGTCAGCCTAAGCCTGCAGACTCCGCGATGCTAA